From the Oceanobacillus kimchii X50 genome, the window GTTATTCCAATCGTCTAGAAATTTTTGGATACCTTGATCCGTAAGTGGATGCTTCACGAGTTGTTCCAATACTTTGTAAGGAATTGTCGCTATATGTGCACCATTTAGTGCAGCATCTGTTACATGAAGTGGATGACGAATAGATGCAGCAATAATTTCTGTGGACACACTGTGACGATCAAATATTTCTGCAATAGTAGAAATCAAAGTCATTCCATCTTGTCCAATATCATCTAAACGTCCTAAAAATGGGGATACATAGGTTGCACCTGCACGTGCCGCAAGTAATGCTTGGTTGGCATTAAAAATAAGCGTTACATTTGTTTTAATATTAAGTTCACTAAATACTTTAACTGCTTTTAATCCTTCTAAAGTCATCGGAACTTTTACTGTAATGTTAGGAGCAATTGCTGCTAATTCTTTACCTTCTTCTATCATGCCTTCTGCATCTTCAGAAATAACTTCCGCACTCACAGAGCCAGATACTTCTTTTGTAATCTCACGTAAACGATCGTGGAAAGAAACTCCTTCTTTAGCCACTAAACTCGGGTTTGTTGTTACACCTGCTAGTATTCCTAGTGAATTCGCAGCTCGAATATCATCAATATTAGCTGTATCGATAAAAAATTTCATCACAAATCCTCCCTGCTTTTTTTCGTGTAAAAATTGTTGGAAAAGCTGTACCATTGGTACAGCTCATTCGTTTCAATTATGTGATTATGCTTGGTTAGAAGAACCAAATTCACGCATTTTACCTTTTACAGTTTCTTTAATCGCTTCAGTTCCTGGCCCTAAGTATTTACGTGGGTCATAGAGATTTGGTTTTTCTTCTAATGTTTTTCGTACTGCTCTTGTTTGAGCTAATTGATTTTCAGTATTTACATTAATTTTAGCAGTTCCTAAAGAAATAGCTTTTTGAATATCCTTAGTTGGAATTCCAGTACCACCATGAAGTACTAAAGGTACATTAACTGCATTTAGAATTTCTTCCATTTCTTTAAATCCTAAATTTGGTTCACCTTGATATTCTCCGTGCACAGAACCTAGTGCTGGAGCTAAGCAGTCTATTTCAGCCTCTTTTACAAGACGTTGACATTCTTCTAAATCAGCATACTTGATTCCACCGATTACTCCATCTTCTTCTCCACCAACAGTTCCAACCTCAGCTTCTACAGAAACGCCATGGATTTGTGCTAATTCCACAACTTTCCCTGTAACTGCGATGTTTTCTTCGATTGGAGAATGAGATCCGTCAATCATAACAGAAGTAAAACCAGCATGGATTGCTTCTGCACATTTTTGAAAACTAGATCCATGATCTAAATGGATTGCTACAGGTACAGTT encodes:
- the fsa gene encoding fructose-6-phosphate aldolase, producing MKFFIDTANIDDIRAANSLGILAGVTTNPSLVAKEGVSFHDRLREITKEVSGSVSAEVISEDAEGMIEEGKELAAIAPNITVKVPMTLEGLKAVKVFSELNIKTNVTLIFNANQALLAARAGATYVSPFLGRLDDIGQDGMTLISTIAEIFDRHSVSTEIIAASIRHPLHVTDAALNGAHIATIPYKVLEQLVKHPLTDQGIQKFLDDWNNQK
- the fba gene encoding class II fructose-1,6-bisphosphate aldolase; the encoded protein is MPLVSMKEMLEKGKENGYAVGQFNINNLEYVQAILQAAEEEKSPVILGVSEGAGKYMGGFNVVVAMVKSLMESYGTTVPVAIHLDHGSSFQKCAEAIHAGFTSVMIDGSHSPIEENIAVTGKVVELAQIHGVSVEAEVGTVGGEEDGVIGGIKYADLEECQRLVKEAEIDCLAPALGSVHGEYQGEPNLGFKEMEEILNAVNVPLVLHGGTGIPTKDIQKAISLGTAKINVNTENQLAQTRAVRKTLEEKPNLYDPRKYLGPGTEAIKETVKGKMREFGSSNQA